A stretch of the Planktothricoides raciborskii GIHE-MW2 genome encodes the following:
- a CDS encoding serine/threonine-protein kinase, producing MRSRRSVADAISRQRCGCNIAQNLSLPGVVKVDSLEYHQQKPFLVFQDIGGISLKKYLAGRPLPLLKFLAIAIQITKIVGEIHGGNIIHKDINPSNIIINPSTNEVKIIDFGIATQLSRENPTVKNPHVLEGTLSYISPEQTGRMNRVIDYRSDFYSLGVTFYELLTGKLPFTSQDPLELVHCHLATQPPSPLFVPKLPQI from the coding sequence ATGCGTTCGCGCAGGAGCGTTGCGGATGCAATATCGCGTCAGCGTTGCGGATGCAATATCGCGCAAAATCTCTCCCTCCCCGGCGTCGTCAAAGTAGATAGCCTGGAATACCATCAACAAAAGCCTTTTTTGGTGTTTCAGGACATTGGGGGCATCTCCTTAAAGAAATATCTGGCAGGTCGTCCTCTACCTTTACTTAAATTCTTGGCGATCGCCATTCAAATTACCAAGATTGTTGGCGAAATTCACGGTGGCAACATTATTCACAAAGATATTAATCCCAGTAATATTATCATCAACCCCTCTACCAATGAGGTGAAAATAATTGATTTTGGCATTGCCACCCAACTGAGTCGAGAAAATCCCACAGTTAAAAATCCCCATGTTTTAGAGGGAACTTTATCTTATATTTCCCCAGAACAAACTGGCAGGATGAACCGGGTAATTGATTATCGCAGTGACTTTTACTCTCTTGGGGTTACTTTTTACGAACTCCTCACGGGAAAACTGCCATTTACCAGCCAAGATCCACTGGAATTAGTCCACTGTCATTTAGCCACCCAACCCCCATCTCCTCTATTTGTCCCGAAATTACCTCAAATTTAG
- a CDS encoding phycobilisome rod-core linker polypeptide translates to MSVKASGGSSVARPQLYQTVAVATISQAEQQDRFPDNSELSELQVFFQSGTKRLEIAEVLTQNSELIVSRGANRIFTGGSPLAFLEKPADDRPMEMTKAGDPMTLQEGMKLGTVTYVESKSSGGNIFSRLGEIFSTAPGGGPIPPGFQPINVSRYGPSNMTKSLRDLSWFLRYITYAIVAGDMNILSVNVRGLREIIEGACSSAATIVAIQGMRQASLSYFKGDAEAQSLVGQCFDLVLTEFQGSTPSNKLRQRPSTDQQGLELPQIYFNASERRQKFVMKPGLSFSEKQSVVKAAYRQIFERDITRAYGLSLSYLESQVKNGDISMKEFVRRLGKSPLYQKQFYDPFVNSRVVELAHRHFLGRGLSSREEFNKYFSIVSSGGLSALVDALVDSQEYSDYFGEETVPYLRGLGQEAQECRNWGVQFDLFNYSAPFRKVPQFITLFADYTQPLPDQHPYGSGNDPLEIQFGAIFPKETRNPKNRPAPFGKDSRRILIHQGPGINNQLSNPGARGENPGSLGAKVFKLTGVPRDRARSANISGIEASTQTVIDAAYRQVFGRPVYSGQRLTVAEIKLENREITMREFIRQIAKSPAFLKLYWTPLYVCKAIEYIHRRLLGRPTYGRQEMNAYFDISAKKGFYALVDAIIDSKEYEEAFGEDTVPYERYLTPAGQSLRSTRVGSIADKNLKIVKEETPLFIELGAVGDRSLPDVEMRIAQGVSKRREQTKVFKLTNRTPVEAQNVILAAYRQIFERDLDPYIIKNEFSVLESKLRNGEITVKEFIEGLGCSKLYVKEFYTPYPNTKVIELGTKHFLGRAPLNQQEIRKYNQILAAQGLRGFITAMVNSMEYLQAFNEDTVPFCRFPTLPAANFPNTEILYNQLTKQSKDIVVPSFKPVKSGMSQTTESAAQFDVVEIGRSVNGVSPQPVAVQKAARIHRIAPNSGVEQVEEGIQAIYQQIMDVYSEEIPQEFRLLDAEAKLRNGEISVREFVRQLASSDAYKARFVTPYPAPKAAELLCRHLLGRSSILPGATPEVNQCEQLMLDQGLAAAVDALVDGAEYGRYFREDVVPYKRS, encoded by the coding sequence ATGAGTGTAAAGGCAAGTGGTGGAAGCTCAGTTGCACGTCCGCAACTATATCAAACAGTGGCCGTTGCAACCATTTCGCAAGCGGAACAACAAGATCGCTTCCCAGATAATTCTGAATTAAGCGAACTGCAAGTATTTTTTCAATCCGGCACCAAGCGGTTAGAGATTGCGGAAGTCCTGACTCAAAACTCAGAACTGATTGTGTCTCGTGGTGCGAACCGGATTTTCACTGGGGGTTCTCCCTTGGCTTTCTTAGAAAAGCCAGCGGACGATCGCCCAATGGAAATGACCAAAGCAGGCGATCCGATGACCCTGCAAGAAGGGATGAAACTGGGAACTGTCACCTATGTGGAAAGTAAATCCAGCGGTGGCAATATCTTTAGCCGGTTGGGTGAGATTTTTTCCACAGCCCCAGGCGGTGGACCAATTCCCCCAGGGTTCCAACCGATTAACGTTTCCCGCTATGGTCCATCCAATATGACCAAATCCTTGCGGGATTTGTCTTGGTTCTTGCGTTATATTACCTACGCGATCGTGGCCGGGGATATGAATATTCTCTCGGTGAACGTGCGCGGACTGCGGGAAATCATTGAAGGGGCTTGTTCTTCGGCGGCGACTATTGTGGCCATCCAAGGAATGAGACAAGCCAGTTTGTCTTATTTCAAGGGAGATGCAGAAGCTCAAAGCCTTGTCGGTCAATGCTTTGACTTGGTATTAACTGAGTTCCAAGGTTCTACTCCTTCTAATAAGTTGCGCCAACGGCCTTCAACCGATCAACAAGGTCTAGAACTGCCTCAGATTTATTTCAATGCATCTGAGCGTCGGCAAAAATTTGTGATGAAGCCCGGTTTGTCTTTCTCTGAAAAACAATCAGTGGTGAAGGCAGCTTATCGGCAAATCTTTGAGCGGGATATTACTCGTGCTTATGGCTTGAGCCTGTCTTACCTGGAGTCTCAGGTAAAAAATGGCGATATCTCTATGAAAGAGTTTGTCCGTCGTTTGGGCAAATCGCCTCTATACCAAAAACAGTTTTATGACCCGTTTGTGAATAGCCGGGTGGTGGAATTGGCTCATCGGCACTTCTTGGGCCGGGGTCTTTCTAGCCGCGAAGAGTTTAATAAATATTTCTCAATTGTTTCTAGTGGCGGTTTATCCGCATTGGTCGATGCCTTGGTAGATTCCCAAGAGTATTCTGACTACTTTGGTGAGGAAACGGTGCCTTACCTGCGCGGTTTGGGCCAAGAGGCTCAAGAATGCCGCAACTGGGGCGTGCAGTTTGACCTGTTTAATTACAGCGCTCCCTTCCGCAAGGTGCCACAGTTTATTACTCTGTTTGCGGATTACACCCAGCCGTTGCCGGATCAGCATCCCTATGGCAGTGGCAACGATCCTCTGGAAATCCAGTTTGGCGCGATTTTCCCGAAAGAAACCCGGAATCCCAAGAACCGTCCCGCACCGTTTGGTAAGGATAGTCGCCGGATTCTGATTCATCAAGGACCGGGAATTAATAACCAGTTGAGCAACCCAGGGGCACGGGGTGAAAATCCCGGTTCTTTGGGCGCTAAGGTGTTTAAGTTGACTGGAGTTCCTCGCGATCGCGCCCGTAGTGCCAATATCAGTGGGATTGAAGCCAGCACCCAAACGGTGATTGATGCCGCTTACCGCCAAGTCTTTGGCCGTCCCGTGTATTCGGGTCAGCGTCTGACAGTGGCAGAGATTAAGTTGGAAAACCGCGAAATCACCATGCGCGAATTTATTCGCCAAATCGCTAAGTCTCCAGCTTTCCTGAAACTGTACTGGACTCCCCTGTACGTCTGTAAGGCGATCGAGTATATCCATCGGCGTTTATTAGGACGTCCTACTTATGGTCGTCAAGAGATGAATGCCTATTTTGATATCTCGGCGAAGAAAGGTTTCTATGCTTTGGTCGATGCAATTATCGATAGCAAAGAATATGAGGAAGCTTTTGGGGAAGATACCGTTCCTTATGAGCGCTATCTGACTCCAGCGGGTCAATCCTTACGCAGTACCCGTGTTGGCAGCATTGCCGATAAGAATCTCAAGATTGTTAAGGAAGAAACCCCGCTGTTTATCGAACTGGGTGCGGTGGGCGATCGCAGCTTGCCCGATGTGGAAATGCGGATTGCCCAAGGGGTCAGCAAGCGGCGCGAGCAAACCAAGGTGTTCAAGCTCACCAACCGGACTCCCGTGGAAGCCCAAAACGTCATTCTGGCGGCTTACCGGCAAATCTTTGAGCGCGATCTCGATCCTTATATCATCAAGAACGAGTTCAGCGTCCTGGAAAGCAAACTGCGGAATGGGGAAATCACCGTTAAGGAATTCATTGAAGGCTTAGGTTGTTCCAAACTCTATGTTAAAGAGTTCTACACTCCCTATCCCAATACCAAGGTGATTGAACTCGGCACCAAGCATTTCTTGGGTCGTGCGCCCTTGAATCAGCAGGAAATTCGCAAGTATAACCAGATTCTCGCGGCTCAAGGTCTGCGTGGTTTCATCACCGCAATGGTGAACAGCATGGAATATCTCCAAGCCTTTAATGAAGATACCGTGCCGTTCTGCCGCTTCCCGACCCTGCCTGCGGCTAACTTCCCGAATACGGAAATTCTTTACAACCAGCTAACCAAGCAAAGTAAAGATATCGTTGTGCCCAGCTTTAAGCCGGTGAAGTCTGGTATGTCTCAGACCACCGAATCCGCTGCTCAATTTGATGTGGTGGAAATCGGGCGATCGGTGAACGGCGTCAGCCCTCAGCCGGTGGCCGTCCAGAAAGCCGCCCGGATTCACCGGATCGCGCCGAACAGTGGTGTGGAGCAAGTGGAAGAAGGCATCCAAGCAATCTATCAACAGATTATGGATGTTTACTCTGAGGAAATTCCCCAAGAGTTTCGCTTGTTGGACGCTGAAGCTAAACTCCGCAACGGAGAAATTTCCGTGCGCGAGTTTGTCCGCCAGTTGGCCAGTTCCGATGCTTACAAGGCTCGGTTTGTGACTCCTTATCCGGCACCGAAGGCCGCTGAGTTGTTGTGCCGTCACCTGTTGGGTCGCAGTTCCATACTTCCTGGCGCTACCCCAGAAGTGAATCAGTGTGAGCAGTTGATGTTAGACCAAGGATTGGCTGCCGCTGTGGATGCTTTGGTGGATGGTGCAGAGTATGGCCGCTACTTCCGTGAGGATGTGGTGCCTTACAAGCGTTCCTAA
- a CDS encoding AAA family ATPase, whose translation MLISGYSGIGKSALVAEIHKAIIAKRGYFISGKFDQLPTHIPYSALINAFRELIEQILTESEEQLQEWREKIFSALGKGKLLLM comes from the coding sequence ATGCTTATTAGCGGATATTCCGGTATCGGCAAATCAGCGTTAGTGGCAGAAATTCACAAAGCCATTATCGCCAAACGGGGCTATTTTATTAGTGGTAAATTCGATCAATTGCCAACTCATATTCCCTACTCAGCCTTAATCAATGCTTTTAGAGAATTAATCGAACAAATCTTAACAGAAAGTGAAGAGCAACTACAAGAATGGCGAGAAAAAATATTCTCCGCATTAGGGAAGGGCAAATTATTATTGATGTGA